The Liolophura sinensis isolate JHLJ2023 chromosome 8, CUHK_Ljap_v2, whole genome shotgun sequence sequence CAcatccacatgtatattgtacaacagcgttttgtttggtatgcaaattgTGCTGTAACTGACCATTGAAATTAGCTTAGAATAGTTCAAGTCTGAAAACAGTCTCTCCATACATGTGGCCCAGCACTATTATTTGAGagcagtgttttttgttttttcttttcactgtctTTCACCATAGCCCCAATGAACATCACCCCAAGCAGTCACAGGTTCAAATGCAGTTGATTTCTGCCAATCTTCTCCTTATCATTCTACCAAATTCATTTTGGATTTAATTATGGACACTATGGCTCATTTTGTGGGAGATATACGCTGGGCattgctgaaatagttttgtttttgttgaaaatacgAGATCTGGTTTCGACAAGGTGCATCCAGATCACTTGTTCAGAAACTTCATTGTCTAATGTTGATTAcatctatttctttttttttgtgtcgtATTAAACAAACCTGAGGTCTTTTCAGAAATGCATAGAACTGATAGATTTGAACGGTCTGTGGTGGAGTAAGTGGAAAGTTTTAGGAAGTGGACGTTAAcagctgtgtgtacagaccACTTGGAAGCCGTATAAGTCCATGCAATTCTAGTTGTATTAGTGGTAGACAGTGTTATTTTTAGGTTCTAAATTATTTTACCTTGCATAACAGTGGATTTGGATTACGTTACGCTCTTTCACCAtatgcaactacatgtatatagccatTGGAAGGAAGGTAGCCACTATGACCACAACTGCACGGTATTTATAACATCGTTGAATTTTACAACAAATGAGTCCAAAGCTCAGGTAGGTTGGTAATCACTAATTTGTGTGTTGGGTGACCGTGAACTCAGACAAGACTCAGATAACTACAAATGGTCATGCTTTTccccaagtttcctcccaccacaatggccgctgttgtatttataagtgaaatatccttgagtataatgttaaacatgaatcaaataaataaataaaataacaataagaTAATAATGCTATCGAATATCAGTATATGTATGTCCCTGAAAAATATTGCTAAAACGATGTCCCTCCAGATAGATTCTTACAAGTCATTCATGTATCATTGTGGAGGAAGAATAAATTTTACTCTCTTTACTTGTTCATCTTAAGCATGATTAAGGTTTGTGTCACTTACAAGTTTCAATGTTATAATTTTCATGAGGCTTTGATTTCTGACTTGGAATGTAATGccactgcatgtatattttgttgtttcatGTGTGCATTCATATTTCTCCTTACAGGTACAACCAGAATTTCAAAGGTGTGTATTGTATCTGCTCAAGGCCTTACCCGGACCCAGAAGATGATGTGGAAGATGAGATGATTCAGTGTGTTGTTTGCGAAGACTGGTTACATGGCCGACACCTGGCCACCAAGTTCCCACCAGACCAAGACTTTCATGAAATGATCTGCGCTGAttgcatgaaaaaatgtgactTCTTGTGGGCATACATTCCTCAGTGTAAAAACACATGTGTTGTATCAAAAGCTGAGGTAGGGTCCCCAGATGATAAAGTTGAAGTGGACATTAAATCTGAAGAGAAAACTGAAGGGTCTCTGACAGAAGAAGTAAGTGTGAAAAAGGATGATAATGGTGATCTTCATGCCTCCGACAGCTGCCTACTGAAATCTCTACACAACTGTGAAGTTGTTCCTGGTGACAGTAGCGTTTTCTGGCCTGACGGGTGGCGAAAAAAATTGTGCCAGTGTGCATCATGTTTAGAACTGTACAGTACGTTAGACGTGGGCTTTCTGGTGGATGAGACTGACCCAGTTCAACATTATGAGGATAAAGGGAAGGCCCAACCTACCAGCTCTCAGTATGACACGGGCATGCAGGCGCTGTCCAGTATGGACAGGGTGCAGCTGGGGGAAATGATCCATGGCTATAATGATATGAAGAATTCCCTGAGagaatatttgaaaacattcGCTGAGAACAAACGCATTGTCCGGGAAGAAGACATTAGAGAATTTTTTGGGCAAATGGAAGCTCGAAAACGCCGCAGAACAGACAACAGCTAATCAACGCTCAGTGGACAAAGATGGGCTGGAAAACCATTGTATCAGATTGCCAGAGAGATGAAGTCTATGATGTCTTGCTGCACGAGGCTTAACTTAATTTTAGAACTTTTTAGTTACAGACTTGCATTTCATGGCTTGATTAGTGTTGAGCATTTGTGAAACGAGAAAGCTTGTATGTGTAACTGTCCAACATTGGTTGTCTTTCATATAAGTTAATTTTACTAGTGTTACACATTTGTTTATTGTGCTTAAGCATTGTTTTAATTCCTTATTTGTACCGTTGCTTATCATTATGTAAATTTCCAATTGGTCAGATTATGTAAACACATGcaataaaaatttgaattttagaAATTTGAAGATGGAATTgttgtcatttgtcattttgcaaTCGTTCCGCTATTTTCTTTCCTGTAAAATGCAATGTTACTAATTATATCCCAACTGAATCCAAGGACACCTGATTCAgattataattaaaatatacatcTAATAATAGGCATATTGAACCTGACAAATTTATAGAAATCACAGTATTGTTTGGTTGATTACATGAGAACAACTCGGAGATTTGGTGAAAAGTTTTTATGGTTGTCGTTACTTTGGGCACTACACACAGGCTGAAAACATTTGCCGTCGACATCAGTGTGGCCTTCTTCAGGCGTGTCACAAAGTGCACGTAGGGTTATATGCACATAACTATAGGTGTTGACCAAGGCCCTACAAAGCGCACGTAGCGCTATGTTCACGTAATTCCCATGGTGACGTAATACCTATACCAATATTGGTCGGCATGAAAGTTAAGTGCACAtactctccggtcgtacgtgggaaggtctgtcagcaacttgcggatgctGGTGGGCTTTCCCCAGGCActcaccggtttcctcccaccctgatgttggccaccgtggtataagtgaaatattcttaagtacggcgtaaaatacgaatccaatgaataaataaatacgtgcATATAACATcacgtgcgctttgtgaaatgggccacagtactgtaggtattacgtAGCAATGGTAGTTACTTGCATGCACATAACTCTACGTGCGCTGCATTTGTGAAACGCGGTGCCCCTGAGCAGTTGGGGTGTCTGGTTACAATGAGATGCTGGTATTACAAACCAAAGCACTGCTTAAGTTTCAACGCACATCATCCATGACCTTGTATTTTGTGCAATCTAGCATGTTCTCCtgacacagaaggtccaaattaTAGAACTCACCAAATGTCCGCCAAACAGTGTGGAAACATTATACGTAGTTCTTATAGGGATATTGAACTTGTGAAAATCATGGAATTTTAGATGAAAAAGTAGTGGAAAGTGCATACTCacgaaaatgttaaaaattccCGTCAGAAAGAATCAGGTCGTAATACATTAGTATTATTTGAAATGACAAGATGGTGTCTATGGGATGATGTGTTATTTATTCCCTATTTTAAAGCTGTGGAAACCACTTTTAAAGCTGTATAGGCCTATGCGACGTAGAATAGTGTATGTGTTACTTATATAGACTGCTCCCCGTGACTGCGGGAGCCGAGATCGCAACATTTATATTTACCCTGAAAATGGCGTTTAAAACGTTTGAAATCGTATTTAAAGCTTTGGAAATCATTTTTAAATACTAATGAAATTGATAAAATTTGACCGCTGATTCTATGGTCAATACTGTAGTAGAACAATTTCAGTTTGAACATCCGGTggtttcggtggcctaatgattagagcttCCACCTTCGAAGCCGGTGTTGGTGTCATATCAGGCTCTAAAAATGGCACTTATTGCTGCCTCATTTGGTgctcagttatttatttatttcattggtgttttacgtcgtgttTCACGTGCccacagtccttgaaactccttgaaaaatacaatttcatttccaagtacttgaaagtccttcaaaaagacaaatactcctggaaactccttgaaaatttTAGTTTGTCcagaacttaaatattgtctgctgatcGCCGAGTCTGTATAT is a genomic window containing:
- the LOC135473144 gene encoding putative E3 ubiquitin-protein ligase UBR7 gives rise to the protein MTEKEGTQPGQTVCSDTTDDGVSMVDILEEEKQLESDANAVLGGSDDNNCTYPNGYVGRQALYACTTCGNGREVAGICLACSLNCHEGHQLYELYTKRLFRCDCGNSKFPDMKCKLFPDKDATNKHNRYNQNFKGVYCICSRPYPDPEDDVEDEMIQCVVCEDWLHGRHLATKFPPDQDFHEMICADCMKKCDFLWAYIPQCKNTCVVSKAEVGSPDDKVEVDIKSEEKTEGSLTEEVSVKKDDNGDLHASDSCLLKSLHNCEVVPGDSSVFWPDGWRKKLCQCASCLELYSTLDVGFLVDETDPVQHYEDKGKAQPTSSQYDTGMQALSSMDRVQLGEMIHGYNDMKNSLREYLKTFAENKRIVREEDIREFFGQMEARKRRRTDNS